A genomic window from Streptomyces sp. 846.5 includes:
- a CDS encoding LuxR family transcriptional regulator: MSSGRLVGRARELGVLQGFVEAVAADGGSLLVVGEAGMGKTSLLDAAAAHAAELGIRVLRASGVEFEAEVSFAGLHQLVAPLAAELAVLPPDARRAIGVAVGLAEGPAPDQLALTNALLALLSRAADQAPLLVVVDDLQWLDRASATLFGILARRLGGRGIGLLGVVRTGEGSVFEDAGLAEIAIGPLDDDAATVLLTDAFPELPPRAARQVLTEAQGNPLALIELPAHVGPTAAESPLGRTSVGRRLQLTFARRIDGLPAGTRAQLLLAALDGTGELFPSISVGELEPAERARLIRIHPVTRGVQFRHPLTRSAVVELSTEEERREAHRRLAGRHPAGSERRAWHLAEAASAPDEQIARLLEEAALRTKGRGDPVGAIGLLLRAAELSPGPDDHYRRAMFATYLGADVTGDLTDPQALVAGHGGQGGQGGQGGQGGQGGQGHTVAAAVAAAAYMVNSGGDVDTVHRLLLGALRNAGRPTAAWDAPLSEIVYVLQANCSFGSRAELVDDYWAALDRLGLDPPAGLALLGNTFLEPARRAGPSLPLLDEAIAGIGEQADHAHAVRLGIAVLYVDRIAGCRSALWRVIEHGRSGGAVASAIKVFALLGFDGVLSGDWDGVLELAEEGLALTTRHHYRLLGGFLQYDLAMVAAARGDRETVRQLADGLVAWAAPNRIGFVLQLAAHAKAVDALSSGEFETAYRHAVEICSPGTVPAHKPAALWVLLDLVEAAVRAGRTAEAIAHVDDIRRSGVADLSPRLAMIVAGATGMTALAASFREAFDTALATPGASRWPFAQARIRLAYAERLRRAKSPSEARHQLTNALDAFERLGATPWAARARAELRASGTPTAHPPSGPAAPLTPQEREIAALAAAGLTNKQIGERLNLSPRTVSSHLYHLFPKLGISSRAALRDALGEQPPTSA, from the coding sequence GTGTCGAGCGGACGCCTCGTGGGGCGTGCGCGCGAGCTGGGCGTGCTGCAGGGCTTCGTCGAGGCCGTGGCGGCGGACGGCGGCTCCCTGCTCGTCGTCGGCGAGGCGGGCATGGGCAAGACGTCGCTCCTCGATGCCGCGGCCGCCCACGCCGCGGAGCTCGGCATACGGGTGCTGCGCGCGTCCGGCGTGGAGTTCGAGGCGGAGGTGAGCTTCGCCGGGCTCCACCAGCTGGTCGCTCCGCTGGCCGCCGAGCTGGCCGTGCTCCCACCCGATGCGCGACGCGCGATCGGCGTCGCCGTGGGCCTCGCCGAGGGGCCCGCCCCCGACCAGCTCGCGCTGACGAACGCGCTGCTCGCCCTGCTGTCCCGTGCTGCCGACCAGGCCCCCCTGCTGGTGGTGGTCGACGACCTGCAGTGGCTCGACCGGGCCAGCGCCACGCTGTTCGGCATCCTTGCGCGACGGCTGGGCGGCCGGGGAATCGGCCTGCTCGGCGTCGTGCGCACCGGTGAGGGCAGCGTGTTCGAGGACGCCGGACTCGCCGAGATCGCCATCGGACCGCTCGACGACGACGCCGCGACGGTCCTGCTCACCGACGCGTTCCCCGAACTGCCGCCCCGGGCGGCCCGGCAGGTACTCACCGAGGCGCAGGGCAACCCGCTGGCGCTGATCGAACTTCCGGCGCACGTCGGCCCCACCGCCGCCGAATCCCCGCTCGGCCGCACCTCCGTCGGCCGACGGCTGCAGCTGACCTTCGCCCGCCGGATCGACGGGCTACCCGCCGGAACGCGGGCCCAGCTGCTGCTCGCGGCGCTCGACGGGACCGGTGAGCTGTTCCCGTCGATCTCGGTCGGTGAGCTCGAACCGGCCGAGCGGGCCCGGCTGATCCGCATCCATCCGGTCACCCGCGGCGTCCAGTTCCGGCATCCGCTCACCCGTTCCGCGGTCGTCGAGCTGTCGACCGAGGAAGAACGGCGCGAGGCGCATCGGCGGCTGGCGGGACGGCATCCGGCCGGCTCCGAGCGGCGCGCATGGCATCTCGCGGAGGCCGCGTCGGCGCCTGACGAACAGATCGCGCGGCTTCTTGAGGAGGCCGCGCTGAGGACGAAGGGGCGCGGCGACCCGGTCGGCGCCATCGGACTGCTGCTGCGCGCGGCCGAGTTGAGCCCGGGTCCCGACGACCACTACCGCCGCGCCATGTTCGCGACCTACCTCGGCGCCGACGTCACCGGGGATCTCACCGACCCGCAGGCGCTCGTCGCCGGACACGGCGGGCAGGGCGGGCAGGGCGGGCAGGGCGGGCAGGGCGGGCAGGGCGGGCAGGGCCACACGGTGGCGGCCGCCGTCGCCGCTGCGGCCTACATGGTGAACAGCGGGGGCGACGTCGACACCGTCCACCGGCTGCTGCTCGGCGCGCTGCGCAACGCCGGCCGGCCGACAGCGGCCTGGGACGCACCGCTCAGCGAGATCGTCTACGTCCTGCAGGCGAACTGCTCCTTCGGCTCCCGTGCCGAGCTGGTGGACGACTACTGGGCCGCCCTCGACCGGCTCGGCCTCGATCCCCCGGCGGGCCTGGCCCTGCTCGGCAACACGTTCCTGGAGCCCGCGCGACGGGCAGGACCGTCGCTCCCGCTGCTCGACGAGGCGATCGCCGGCATCGGCGAGCAGGCCGACCACGCCCACGCGGTGCGGCTGGGTATCGCGGTGCTGTACGTGGACCGGATCGCCGGATGCCGCAGCGCGCTGTGGCGGGTGATCGAGCACGGCCGCAGCGGCGGCGCGGTCGCATCGGCGATCAAGGTGTTCGCGCTGCTGGGGTTCGACGGCGTGCTGAGCGGCGACTGGGACGGCGTCCTGGAGCTGGCCGAGGAGGGGCTCGCCCTCACGACCCGGCACCACTACCGGCTGCTCGGCGGCTTCCTGCAGTACGACCTGGCGATGGTCGCCGCCGCCCGCGGCGACCGCGAGACCGTCCGGCAGCTCGCCGACGGCCTGGTGGCCTGGGCGGCGCCGAACCGCATCGGCTTCGTGCTCCAGCTCGCCGCGCACGCGAAGGCCGTCGACGCGCTGAGCAGCGGCGAGTTCGAGACCGCCTACCGTCATGCGGTCGAGATCTGCTCGCCCGGGACGGTGCCCGCCCACAAGCCCGCGGCGCTGTGGGTCCTGCTCGACCTCGTCGAAGCCGCCGTCCGGGCCGGGCGGACGGCGGAGGCGATAGCGCACGTCGACGACATCCGCCGGTCGGGCGTCGCCGACCTCTCGCCCCGGCTCGCCATGATCGTGGCCGGCGCGACGGGGATGACCGCCCTGGCAGCGTCGTTCCGCGAGGCGTTCGACACCGCGCTGGCGACCCCGGGAGCGAGCCGCTGGCCGTTCGCCCAGGCGCGGATCCGGCTCGCCTACGCCGAACGCCTCCGCCGGGCGAAGTCCCCCTCCGAGGCCCGCCACCAGCTGACGAACGCCCTCGACGCCTTCGAGCGCCTCGGCGCCACCCCCTGGGCGGCCCGGGCGCGCGCCGAACTCCGCGCGAGCGGAACACCCACCGCGCACCCCCCGTCCGGTCCGGCCGCCCCGCTTACCCCGCAGGAGCGCGAGATCGCCGCGCTCGCCGCCGCAGGCCTGACGAACAAACAGATCGGCGAACGCCTGAACCTCTCGCCCCGCACGGTGAGTTCCCACCTCTACCACCTGTTCCCCAAGCTCGGCATCAGCTCGCGAGCAGCACTACGGGACGCCCTCGGAGAACAGCCGCCCACGAGCGCCTGA
- a CDS encoding PKD domain-containing protein, translating to MTASIAHADTSAGSTLFVNKAGSCSDTATGAGSQTLPYCSIQAAVDAAKPGDTVQLTGPTGAVYYGPVTVRTSGTASAPITIDGASDYLRTIGSSPVLTVSGAHDVVVRHLQIAPGTAGADVVDVTGSQDLTLDQLTVGSPYGATTPVDAVRIDGSSSTVTVSRSLINWYLSGSAVHVQSGAQHIIVTTNQIYQGLSTSGPAINFEGVTDADATGNSVTSNSAGISVSGAATAVIENNLVRGSNGAAVSVDAQAAPQAKADYNNVYSSGNALYSWAGTSYATVAGFIAATGHGAHDGSTGSPVIDSADSGAPGELSTDRLGHPRADDPNVANTGTGARTYDDRGATETEDFIAHTVPNAPLDVAAGAGVDMEPSSAPTSTWAEALTVTVDFGDGTATQSAPAGTAIPHTFSSPGVYLTTTTITNTDGYAVSYTRDANVLTATAEQPVLKAAPYRAADGSHVAGTEDFTFTGTTPGMWRYSSLQLSYGDATTGAWGSGTDVTHSYSRAGTYPVTLTATDLLGRTSTAATTAVVGDEYLPLPSPKRLYDSRSTGTDTIPAHGTVQLTLGTAGGRDGDAVVLNITATHTRAAGFVTAYPDQTTRPTASVLDFAAGQTVANQTTVREGADGSIDLYNGSSGPIDLVVDQAGAMISDPADTEYHPATPTRLTDTRTLGHQVPGHGSFTVQLPAALQQSPAPDTLELNLTTTNGRGAGYATVYTTGQTLPGASNLNWSTGGTAANLVTVTANAQGQVTVYNGSAQPADFVVDFVGLYRGSITTDPVTGFLPTAPTRLLDTRNGSGPLAPGAQIQVCVPGPAGITAAALNLTVTGSPAAGYLTAYPDGTPRPTTSNVNWSAGQTIANMTQTATGTDGCVELYNGGSQPVSVIADLSGYQITTP from the coding sequence TTGACGGCATCCATCGCCCACGCCGACACCTCCGCGGGCAGCACGCTCTTCGTGAACAAGGCCGGCAGTTGCAGCGACACCGCGACGGGCGCCGGCAGCCAGACGCTGCCGTACTGCAGCATCCAGGCGGCCGTCGACGCGGCGAAGCCCGGCGACACCGTCCAGCTCACCGGCCCGACCGGGGCCGTCTACTACGGCCCGGTGACCGTCCGGACCTCCGGCACCGCGTCAGCCCCGATCACCATCGACGGCGCCTCGGACTACCTCCGGACCATCGGCAGCTCGCCCGTGCTGACGGTCAGCGGCGCGCACGACGTGGTCGTGCGACACCTGCAGATCGCCCCTGGGACGGCGGGCGCCGACGTGGTCGACGTCACCGGCTCCCAGGACCTGACACTCGACCAGCTCACGGTGGGCTCCCCGTACGGCGCCACCACACCGGTCGACGCGGTACGGATCGACGGCTCCTCCTCGACGGTCACCGTGTCGCGGAGTCTGATCAACTGGTACTTGTCCGGAAGCGCCGTGCACGTCCAGAGCGGCGCCCAGCACATCATCGTGACCACCAACCAGATCTATCAGGGTCTGTCCACGAGCGGCCCGGCGATCAACTTCGAGGGTGTCACGGATGCGGACGCCACCGGCAACTCCGTCACCAGCAACTCTGCGGGCATCTCCGTCTCCGGAGCCGCCACCGCGGTGATCGAGAACAACCTCGTCAGGGGCTCGAACGGGGCTGCGGTCTCCGTCGACGCGCAAGCCGCTCCCCAGGCCAAGGCGGACTACAACAACGTGTACTCGTCCGGGAACGCGCTCTACTCCTGGGCGGGCACCTCCTACGCCACGGTCGCCGGCTTCATCGCTGCCACCGGCCATGGTGCCCACGACGGCTCGACCGGCAGTCCGGTGATCGACTCGGCCGACTCCGGCGCGCCCGGCGAGCTCAGCACCGACCGCCTGGGACACCCCAGGGCCGACGACCCCAACGTGGCGAACACGGGGACCGGGGCTCGGACCTACGACGACCGCGGGGCCACCGAGACCGAGGACTTCATCGCCCACACCGTTCCCAACGCACCGCTTGACGTCGCCGCGGGAGCCGGCGTCGACATGGAGCCCTCGTCCGCCCCGACCTCGACCTGGGCCGAGGCCCTCACCGTGACCGTCGACTTCGGCGACGGCACCGCCACGCAGTCCGCCCCCGCCGGCACCGCGATCCCCCACACCTTCAGCAGCCCCGGCGTCTACCTGACGACCACCACGATCACCAACACCGACGGCTACGCGGTCAGTTACACCCGCGACGCGAACGTGCTGACGGCGACCGCCGAGCAGCCGGTTCTGAAGGCCGCGCCGTACCGCGCTGCGGACGGCAGCCACGTCGCGGGCACCGAGGACTTCACCTTCACCGGCACCACCCCGGGCATGTGGCGGTACAGCAGCCTGCAGCTCTCGTACGGCGACGCGACGACCGGTGCCTGGGGCTCCGGCACCGACGTCACCCACAGCTACAGCCGCGCCGGGACCTACCCCGTCACCCTCACCGCGACCGACCTGCTCGGCCGCACGTCGACCGCCGCCACCACCGCCGTCGTGGGCGACGAGTACCTGCCGCTCCCCAGCCCCAAGCGCCTCTACGACAGCCGCAGCACCGGGACCGACACGATCCCGGCGCACGGCACCGTCCAACTGACCCTTGGCACTGCGGGCGGCCGGGACGGCGACGCCGTCGTCCTCAACATCACCGCCACGCACACCAGGGCCGCCGGGTTCGTGACCGCCTACCCGGACCAGACGACCCGCCCCACGGCGTCCGTCCTCGACTTCGCCGCCGGGCAGACCGTCGCGAATCAGACCACGGTGCGCGAGGGCGCCGACGGCTCCATCGACCTCTACAACGGCAGCAGCGGGCCGATCGACCTCGTCGTCGACCAGGCCGGCGCCATGATCAGCGACCCGGCGGACACGGAGTACCACCCGGCCACCCCGACCCGCCTCACGGACACCCGCACCCTGGGCCACCAGGTACCGGGCCACGGGTCGTTCACCGTCCAGTTGCCCGCTGCCCTGCAGCAGTCGCCCGCGCCGGACACCCTGGAGCTCAACCTCACGACCACCAACGGGCGCGGTGCGGGCTACGCCACCGTGTACACCACGGGCCAGACACTCCCGGGCGCGTCGAACCTCAACTGGTCGACCGGAGGAACTGCGGCCAACCTGGTCACGGTCACCGCGAACGCGCAGGGTCAGGTCACCGTCTACAACGGCAGCGCCCAACCGGCCGACTTCGTCGTCGACTTCGTCGGCCTCTACCGCGGGTCGATCACGACCGATCCGGTGACCGGCTTCCTGCCGACCGCCCCGACCCGGCTGCTGGACACCCGCAACGGCTCCGGGCCGCTCGCCCCCGGCGCTCAGATCCAGGTCTGCGTTCCGGGCCCGGCCGGGATCACCGCGGCGGCCCTCAACCTGACCGTCACCGGCAGCCCCGCGGCGGGCTACCTCACTGCCTACCCGGACGGGACCCCGCGCCCGACCACCTCCAACGTCAACTGGTCCGCGGGTCAGACAATCGCCAACATGACGCAGACCGCAACCGGTACGGACGGCTGCGTCGAGCTCTACAACGGCGGCAGCCAGCCGGTCTCGGTCATCGCCGACCTCTCGGGGTACCAGATCACCACCCCGTGA
- a CDS encoding carbohydrate-binding protein, which produces MRVGRRIVRSALIAGSAFGLAVGGSVIAVATAPAAQAAATCAAAWSSSTVYTAGQQASENGIDYTANYWTQGNDPATNNGGSGSGQPWTSNGACTGGSSGGGGGTGAGTGSVSGLLFSPYKDVTINMNWNTYQMQSAASGSVLPVVGSGSLVSQYVPKLPALTLAFATGACGSETWGGVSGANFAAENVPQLHTANLNYVVSTGGAAGTFTCSSTAGMDSFIARYASPNLVGIDFDIEGGQSQSDIQNLVAAAAGAQAQYPKLQFSFTLATLGASDGSYGGVNSLGGEVVQAVKGSSLTNYVINLMTMDYGNASSSVCVVTSGSCEMAQSAIQAVKNLEHTYGIPASKIAVTPMIGMNDATSEIFTTADVSTLTSYAVSNGLAGLHFWSLDRDTPCSYTYASPTCDSVPSTTPLGYTKAFLSALGV; this is translated from the coding sequence ATGCGGGTCGGAAGACGGATTGTTCGCTCAGCACTCATAGCCGGCTCGGCCTTCGGGCTGGCGGTCGGTGGATCGGTCATCGCGGTGGCGACGGCGCCCGCTGCGCAGGCGGCCGCCACGTGCGCGGCGGCGTGGAGCTCCTCCACCGTCTACACCGCCGGCCAGCAGGCCAGCGAGAACGGGATCGACTACACCGCCAACTACTGGACCCAGGGCAACGACCCGGCCACCAACAACGGCGGAAGCGGTTCCGGACAGCCGTGGACGTCCAACGGCGCGTGTACCGGCGGATCGTCAGGGGGCGGCGGAGGGACCGGTGCCGGAACGGGCTCGGTGAGCGGCCTGCTCTTCAGCCCGTACAAGGACGTCACCATCAACATGAACTGGAACACCTACCAGATGCAGTCGGCCGCCTCCGGCTCCGTCCTGCCGGTAGTGGGTTCCGGGAGCCTGGTGTCGCAGTACGTCCCGAAGCTGCCCGCGCTCACGCTCGCGTTCGCCACCGGCGCCTGTGGCAGCGAGACCTGGGGAGGTGTCTCGGGTGCCAACTTCGCCGCGGAGAACGTGCCCCAACTGCACACCGCCAACCTGAACTACGTCGTTTCGACCGGCGGTGCGGCAGGGACCTTCACCTGCAGCTCGACGGCCGGCATGGACTCCTTCATCGCCCGCTACGCCAGCCCGAACCTGGTCGGCATCGACTTCGACATCGAAGGCGGCCAGAGTCAGTCGGACATTCAGAACCTGGTCGCCGCTGCGGCGGGGGCACAGGCGCAGTACCCGAAGCTGCAGTTCTCTTTCACGCTCGCCACACTGGGCGCATCCGACGGGAGCTATGGCGGGGTGAACTCGCTCGGCGGCGAGGTCGTCCAGGCGGTGAAGGGCTCCAGCCTGACGAACTACGTCATCAACCTGATGACCATGGACTACGGCAACGCGTCCAGCAGCGTGTGCGTCGTCACCTCCGGCAGCTGCGAGATGGCGCAGTCGGCGATCCAGGCGGTGAAGAACCTGGAGCACACCTACGGGATCCCGGCGAGCAAGATCGCCGTCACGCCGATGATCGGCATGAACGACGCCACCAGTGAGATCTTCACCACCGCGGACGTGAGCACGCTGACGTCGTACGCGGTCAGCAACGGCCTGGCCGGGCTGCACTTCTGGTCGCTGGACCGGGACACGCCCTGCTCCTACACGTACGCGTCCCCCACCTGCGACTCCGTCCCCAGCACGACACCGCTGGGATACACCAAAGCGTTCCTGAGCGCCCTCGGGGTCTGA